The following are encoded together in the Acidimicrobiia bacterium genome:
- a CDS encoding DsrE family protein: MLRSVSRRGGEVGVCGTCMDARGIADTELAEGCRRSTMDELTD, from the coding sequence ATGCTGCGGTCGGTTTCGCGTCGTGGTGGCGAAGTCGGGGTGTGCGGCACGTGTATGGACGCCCGTGGAATCGCCGACACCGAACTTGCTGAGGGCTGCCGCCGCAGCACCATGGACGAGCTGACCGAC